A window of Nerophis ophidion isolate RoL-2023_Sa linkage group LG17, RoL_Noph_v1.0, whole genome shotgun sequence contains these coding sequences:
- the ier5l gene encoding immediate early response gene 5-like protein: MIHTAECAVDAQSLISISLMKIHNSRTQRGGIKLHKNLLVSYVLRNARQLYIKEKYAEIYRMQQYEEVMAVCNEIQELDPLDVDEEEEEEEEDEQTRAACCGDEAAAHGRVVGALPGKEPESCYRSCCVDVSGEQTPADNCNKTTVLDLDTHVVTTVESGYLHQDCRCRDAPQAGQGAQPPVKKRKVDSGACCPCDAEGACDFSASRKRPKRDEYAYCQPDYTDTSNISNLISIFGSGFSGLLSRQADLEQICSKQALASLGAWTRAIVAF; the protein is encoded by the coding sequence ATGATCCACACCGCGGAATGCGCCGTGGACGCGCAAAGCCTGATCTCCATTTCCCTGATGAAGATCCACAACTCCAGGACGCAGCGTGGAGGCATCAAGCTGCATAAAAACCTGCTGGTGTCTTACGTGCTGAGGAACGCGCGGCAGCTTTACATCAAGGAGAAGTACGCCGAGATCTACCGGATGCAGCAGTACGAGGAGGTGATGGCGGTCTGCAACGAGATCCAGGAGCTGGACCCGCTGGACGTggacgaggaagaggaggaggaggaggaggacgagcaGACGCGGGCGGCTTGCTGCGGCGATGAGGCGGCGGCGCACGGCCGTGTGGTGGGCGCCCTCCCCGGGAAAGAGCCGGAGTCCTGCTACCGGAGCTGCTGCGTGGATGTCTCCGGTGAGCAGACCCCCGCCGACAACTGCAACAAAACCACCGTGTTGGACCTGGACACGCATGTGGTGACGACGGTGGAGAGCGGCTACCTCCACCAGGACTGCCGCTGCCGCGACGCGCCGCAGGCCGGCCAGGGCGCGCAGCCGCCGGTCAAGAAGCGGAAGGTGGACTCGGGCGCTTGTTGCCCCTGCGACGCCGAGGGGGCGTGCGACTTTTCCGCCTCGCGCAAGCGGCCGAAGCGCGACGAGTACGCGTACTGCCAGCCGGACTACACGGACACCTCCAACATCTCCAACCTCATCTCCATCTTCGGCTCGGGGTTTTCGGGACTGCTGAGCAGGCAGGCGGACTTGGAGCAGATCTGCAGCAAGCAAGCCCTGGCCAGCCTGGGCGCTTGGACTCGCGCCATTGTGGCGTTTTGA